Proteins from one Microbacterium sp. Root553 genomic window:
- a CDS encoding metallophosphoesterase has translation MHISDTHLPGERSPLYGSGADADANLASVLSRLVSSGLRPDALLFTGDLADRGDASSYRRLRAMVEPAVAALGCEVVWAMGNHDERGAMRAELGLADETPVSGTVGRSSDTDASGDGSAPDAAGAGSDPVVEVRWFGEMRVIVLDSTVPGEHWGRVDEQQLSWLSAELSEPAPEGSLLMIHHPPLPTVLDLAVTVELREQAALAAVLEGSDVRGILSGHVHHPSFGTFAGIPVAAASSSAYGQDLAQPVGATRGQDAAQGYNLVHVYDGTIVHSVVGLEVGADVGEPVAADEAGRRIARRGISWRSPAPAR, from the coding sequence GTGCACATCTCCGATACGCACCTTCCCGGTGAGCGCTCGCCGCTGTACGGCAGCGGGGCGGATGCCGATGCGAACCTCGCTTCCGTGCTGTCGCGTTTGGTGTCTTCGGGGTTGCGGCCGGATGCGTTGCTGTTCACCGGAGATCTCGCGGATCGGGGGGACGCGTCGTCGTATCGGCGGTTGCGGGCGATGGTCGAGCCGGCCGTTGCTGCTCTGGGGTGCGAGGTCGTGTGGGCCATGGGCAACCACGACGAGCGTGGGGCGATGCGGGCGGAATTGGGGCTCGCGGATGAAACGCCGGTTTCCGGTACCGTAGGTCGCTCTTCGGATACTGATGCCTCAGGTGATGGTTCGGCTCCGGATGCCGCGGGTGCCGGTTCGGACCCTGTGGTCGAGGTGCGCTGGTTCGGCGAGATGCGGGTGATCGTGCTGGATTCGACGGTTCCCGGGGAGCACTGGGGCCGGGTCGATGAGCAGCAGCTCTCGTGGTTGAGTGCCGAGCTTTCTGAGCCGGCGCCGGAGGGTTCGCTGTTGATGATCCACCACCCGCCGCTGCCGACGGTGCTCGACCTCGCGGTCACGGTCGAGCTGCGCGAGCAGGCCGCGCTGGCTGCGGTACTGGAGGGCTCGGATGTGCGCGGAATCCTCTCCGGACACGTGCACCACCCGTCATTCGGTACGTTCGCCGGGATCCCGGTGGCGGCCGCATCGTCGAGTGCGTACGGGCAGGATCTTGCTCAGCCGGTCGGTGCCACGCGCGGCCAGGATGCTGCGCAGGGCTACAACCTCGTGCACGTCTACGACGGCACGATCGTCCACTCTGTCGTCGGCCTCGAGGTCGGTGCGGATGTCGGCGAGCCGGTCGCCGCCGACGAGGCCGGGCGACGCATCGCCCGCCGCGGCATCTCCTGGCGCTCCCCCGCCCCCGCCCGTTGA
- a CDS encoding ABC transporter ATP-binding protein encodes MIRFEDVEVAFGDHRAVSHLDLEIREGEFFTLLGPSGCGKTTALRSLAGFVEPTGGRILIGGRDVTRVPSEKRGVGMVFQNYALFPSMNVRENIAFGLSIQKTSKAEQRRRVDEIADRTGLALSQLEKNVSELSGGQQQRVAIARALALTPSILLLDEPLSNLDAKLRVQLREQLKDLQHEVGVTTVYVTHDQEEALTLSDRIAVLDAGTLQQVGTPEEIYDRSATPFVCRFIGENNRLSPAQITSLGGGLDATAESYVRPEKLHLAEATDASAASASLDGTIVDRTYHGSHSVYTVTAEDAPLRVSVPAAASARQWNPGDAVRVDIDPRWILQYPAA; translated from the coding sequence ATGATCCGTTTCGAAGATGTCGAGGTCGCATTCGGCGATCACCGTGCGGTCTCGCACCTCGATCTGGAGATCCGGGAGGGTGAGTTCTTCACCCTCCTGGGTCCGTCCGGATGCGGCAAGACCACGGCCTTGCGCTCCCTCGCCGGGTTCGTCGAGCCGACCGGCGGACGCATCCTGATCGGCGGGCGCGACGTCACGCGCGTGCCGAGCGAGAAGCGCGGCGTGGGGATGGTGTTCCAGAACTACGCGCTGTTCCCCAGCATGAACGTGCGCGAGAACATCGCGTTCGGCCTCTCGATCCAGAAGACGTCGAAGGCCGAGCAGCGCCGCCGCGTCGACGAGATCGCCGACCGCACCGGCCTTGCGCTCTCGCAGCTCGAGAAGAACGTGTCGGAGCTCTCGGGCGGGCAGCAGCAGCGCGTGGCGATCGCCCGCGCGCTGGCGCTGACCCCCAGCATCCTGCTGCTCGACGAGCCGCTGTCGAACCTCGACGCCAAGCTGCGCGTGCAGCTGCGCGAGCAGCTGAAGGACCTGCAGCACGAGGTCGGCGTGACCACGGTGTACGTCACGCACGACCAGGAGGAGGCGCTCACCCTCAGCGACCGCATCGCCGTGCTGGATGCCGGCACGCTGCAGCAGGTGGGTACGCCCGAGGAGATCTACGACCGCAGCGCGACGCCGTTCGTCTGCCGCTTCATCGGCGAGAACAACCGCCTCAGCCCCGCGCAGATCACGAGCCTCGGCGGCGGACTCGACGCCACGGCCGAGAGCTACGTGCGGCCCGAGAAGCTGCACCTCGCCGAGGCGACCGATGCGTCCGCGGCATCCGCGTCGCTCGATGGGACCATCGTCGACCGCACGTACCACGGCAGCCACAGCGTCTACACGGTCACCGCCGAAGATGCTCCGCTGCGCGTGAGCGTGCCCGCCGCGGCGAGCGCCCGCCAGTGGAACCCGGGCGACGCCGTGCGCGTCGACATCGACCCGCGCTGGATCCTGCAGTACCCGGCGGCGTGA
- a CDS encoding ABC transporter permease, which produces MIRIVGSRLLGMIIVLFLVTLFTYAIFFLLSADPAVQICGKNCTPERIDQIRVNLGLDQPFWTQFWGYLGGLFTGRTFEVAGAAVECAAPCLGYSFQTSQLVGDMIVQRLPITATIAIGAAVLWLLGGVAAGVLSAVKEGKFLDRFFAGLTLGSMSIPNYVLALALQFIFVVALGWLPFPQAVAFADDPGQWFLNFILPWIVLAVGYAAVYTRLTRANVIDTLQENFVRTARAKGLQPGLVWRRHALRPALTPIVTIFGMDVAGLLGGAVITETVFGLNGVGKLTADSITANDQPVIMAVTLLSAFFVIIGNMVVDLLYTAIDPRVRTGASA; this is translated from the coding sequence ATGATCCGCATCGTCGGCTCCCGCCTGCTCGGCATGATCATCGTGCTGTTCCTGGTGACCCTGTTCACCTACGCGATCTTCTTCCTGCTCTCGGCCGACCCCGCCGTGCAGATCTGCGGCAAGAACTGCACCCCCGAGCGCATCGATCAGATCCGGGTGAACCTCGGACTCGACCAGCCGTTCTGGACCCAGTTCTGGGGCTACCTCGGCGGTCTCTTCACCGGCCGCACGTTCGAGGTCGCCGGCGCGGCCGTCGAGTGCGCTGCTCCGTGCCTGGGCTACTCGTTCCAGACCAGCCAGCTCGTCGGCGACATGATCGTGCAGCGACTGCCCATCACCGCGACGATCGCGATCGGTGCGGCGGTGCTCTGGCTGCTCGGCGGCGTGGCCGCCGGTGTGCTCAGCGCGGTGAAGGAGGGCAAGTTCCTCGACCGCTTCTTCGCCGGTCTCACGCTCGGCTCGATGTCGATCCCGAACTACGTGCTCGCCCTCGCCCTGCAGTTCATCTTCGTGGTGGCGCTCGGCTGGCTGCCGTTCCCGCAGGCGGTGGCATTCGCGGATGATCCCGGCCAATGGTTCCTCAACTTCATCCTCCCGTGGATCGTGCTCGCGGTCGGCTACGCGGCGGTCTACACGCGCCTCACCCGAGCCAACGTGATCGACACCCTGCAGGAGAACTTCGTGCGCACCGCGCGGGCGAAGGGTCTGCAGCCGGGGCTCGTCTGGCGTCGCCACGCGCTGCGCCCGGCATTGACCCCGATCGTCACGATCTTCGGGATGGATGTCGCGGGCCTGCTCGGCGGCGCCGTGATCACCGAGACGGTGTTCGGCCTCAACGGCGTCGGCAAGCTCACCGCCGATTCGATCACGGCCAACGACCAGCCGGTCATCATGGCCGTCACCCTGCTGTCGGCGTTCTTCGTGATCATCGGCAACATGGTCGTCGACCTGCTGTACACCGCCATCGATCCGCGCGTCAGAACGGGGGCATCCGCATGA
- a CDS encoding LacI family DNA-binding transcriptional regulator yields MSSSSLSSSSDAGAPGLRVTVSDVAAAAGVSRATATRALKGEGRFAPETQERILAEAERLGYVRNTMAAELAAGRTGTVGLMLRDASNPAYGLLFSRLQDEAHRRGLDLVTVTIGADEQGAEQVNALHRLLGMRVAGLIVATGGITAAQLEPFADQVPIVRAGRVETASGIHTAHYDDPEHGRMLASHVLSLGHRNVVVLSGASDVSFAEHLRASAMRETLVAGGASVTLLSAGAAPTEGVYEALAAVRDGATAVMCASDYRQLAVMRASRAAGLSGPDDVSVTGCDGILPGADLLGLTTLRIPVEAVAAAAVETMQRLLSLDADSDSDSDSDSESTVRQAFVGTLVPGTTAAAV; encoded by the coding sequence GTGAGTTCGTCGTCTCTGTCTTCGTCTTCGGATGCCGGTGCGCCCGGGCTGCGGGTGACCGTGAGCGATGTGGCCGCGGCCGCCGGGGTCTCCCGGGCCACCGCGACCAGGGCACTGAAGGGTGAGGGCAGGTTCGCTCCCGAGACCCAGGAACGCATCCTCGCCGAGGCCGAGCGCCTCGGATACGTGCGCAACACGATGGCCGCCGAGCTCGCCGCCGGCCGCACCGGCACCGTCGGGCTGATGCTGCGCGATGCGAGCAACCCCGCGTATGGACTGCTGTTCTCGCGGCTGCAGGATGAGGCGCACCGGCGCGGACTCGATCTCGTGACCGTGACGATCGGTGCCGACGAGCAGGGCGCCGAGCAGGTCAATGCGCTGCACCGGCTGCTCGGCATGCGCGTGGCTGGGCTCATCGTCGCGACCGGTGGCATCACGGCCGCGCAGCTCGAGCCGTTCGCCGACCAGGTGCCGATCGTGCGCGCGGGTCGGGTCGAGACGGCGTCGGGAATCCACACCGCGCACTATGACGATCCGGAGCATGGACGGATGCTGGCCTCGCATGTCTTGTCGCTCGGGCACCGGAACGTGGTCGTGCTCTCGGGCGCATCTGATGTGTCGTTTGCGGAGCATCTGCGGGCGTCGGCCATGCGCGAGACGCTGGTCGCCGGCGGGGCGTCGGTCACGTTGCTGTCTGCGGGCGCTGCCCCGACCGAGGGGGTCTACGAGGCGCTGGCCGCCGTGCGCGATGGCGCCACGGCCGTGATGTGCGCGTCGGACTATCGACAGCTCGCGGTCATGCGGGCGTCGCGTGCTGCGGGGCTGTCGGGGCCCGACGATGTGAGCGTGACGGGGTGCGACGGCATCCTTCCCGGCGCCGACCTGCTGGGTCTGACGACGCTGCGGATTCCTGTCGAGGCCGTCGCCGCTGCGGCTGTCGAGACGATGCAACGGCTGCTGAGTCTCGACGCTGACTCCGATTCCGACTCTGATTCCGATTCTGAATCCACCGTCAGGCAGGCGTTCGTCGGAACGCTGGTGCCCGGCACCACGGCCGCGGCCGTCTGA
- a CDS encoding ABC transporter permease has protein sequence MSDAQKPQNPSSSHHHTDPAVPPSAAVTGDAGSLTTHAVVEGQTAGPRPRKRGRPGSVTAMLRSPLAWITGIIVIWFAAAFLVLPNAALLGVTFFPDGQFSIRAVEKLFGSERALKTLGNSFLLAITLSITVNVVGVFIVLVTKYFQVRGAKILWLGYATTLIYGGIVLAAGYNFIYGRFGFFTNMMVNVWPDLDRDWFSGYFAVVFVMTFATTTNHMLFLSSSLGKVDYASIEAAKLMGASTWTILRRIVLPVMKPMLFAVTVLTFLIGLGALTAPLVLGGPDFQTVAPLIIDLSRSPITRDIAALLAIVLGIATIILLAIMNRFEKSGVYFSVAKVATPIQKQKIRNPFANVVVHVVAYLLWVIYLIPVVLIVIFSFVDARSILAGSITLDSFTLDNYITVFSSAEAIRPFIVSVVYSALASLIVVGGLLFVARMLQKHRNLLTTAIEYVLHIPWILPIVLIALALVTAFDEPRAIVGGIVLTGTPILLLVAYICVKIPFTLRLLKAGFASVPDSLEDASRILGAKSLTTFRRVLIPLVLPTAAAITALNFNSLLDDYDAAIFLYHPLFKPLGVAIQESTRGENNLDAMPITFVYTVLLMIIMGVTMYLVYGRGSRAGAPRKVKKARA, from the coding sequence ATGTCGGATGCGCAGAAGCCCCAGAACCCCTCGAGCTCTCACCACCACACAGACCCCGCGGTCCCGCCCTCCGCAGCCGTGACCGGAGATGCCGGCTCCCTGACGACCCACGCGGTCGTCGAGGGTCAGACGGCGGGACCGCGGCCCCGCAAGCGCGGACGTCCCGGCAGCGTGACGGCGATGCTGCGCTCCCCGCTCGCGTGGATCACGGGCATCATCGTGATCTGGTTCGCCGCCGCGTTCCTCGTACTGCCGAACGCCGCCCTGCTCGGGGTCACGTTCTTCCCCGACGGGCAGTTCAGCATCCGCGCCGTCGAGAAGCTGTTCGGCAGCGAGCGTGCGCTGAAGACGCTCGGCAACAGCTTCCTGCTCGCGATCACCCTGTCGATCACCGTGAACGTGGTCGGCGTGTTCATCGTGCTGGTGACGAAGTACTTCCAGGTGCGCGGCGCGAAGATCCTCTGGCTTGGCTACGCGACGACTCTCATCTACGGCGGCATCGTGCTGGCCGCCGGCTACAACTTCATCTACGGCCGGTTCGGGTTCTTCACGAACATGATGGTCAACGTCTGGCCCGACCTGGACCGCGACTGGTTCTCGGGGTACTTCGCCGTGGTCTTCGTGATGACGTTCGCGACCACGACGAACCACATGCTGTTCCTCTCCTCGTCGCTCGGCAAGGTCGACTACGCGTCGATCGAGGCCGCCAAGCTCATGGGCGCGTCGACCTGGACGATCCTGCGCCGCATCGTGCTGCCGGTGATGAAGCCGATGCTGTTCGCGGTCACGGTACTCACGTTCCTCATCGGGCTCGGGGCGCTGACCGCGCCGCTCGTGCTCGGCGGGCCCGACTTCCAGACCGTCGCACCGCTGATCATCGACCTCTCGCGCAGCCCCATCACGCGGGACATCGCGGCGCTGCTGGCGATCGTGCTCGGCATCGCGACCATCATCCTGCTCGCGATCATGAACCGCTTCGAGAAGTCGGGAGTGTACTTCTCGGTCGCGAAGGTGGCGACGCCGATCCAGAAGCAGAAGATCCGCAACCCGTTCGCGAACGTCGTCGTGCACGTCGTCGCATACCTGCTGTGGGTGATCTACCTGATCCCGGTCGTCCTGATCGTGATCTTCTCGTTCGTCGACGCGCGCAGCATCCTCGCAGGTTCCATCACCCTCGACAGCTTCACGCTCGACAACTACATCACCGTGTTCTCGAGCGCCGAGGCGATCCGTCCGTTCATCGTCAGCGTCGTCTACAGCGCGCTCGCCTCGCTCATCGTGGTCGGCGGCCTGCTGTTCGTCGCGCGGATGCTGCAGAAGCACCGCAACCTGCTGACCACCGCCATCGAGTACGTGCTGCACATCCCGTGGATCCTGCCGATCGTGCTGATCGCGCTCGCCCTGGTGACCGCCTTCGACGAGCCGCGGGCGATCGTGGGCGGCATCGTGCTCACCGGCACGCCGATCCTGCTGCTCGTCGCGTACATCTGCGTGAAGATCCCGTTCACCCTGCGCCTGCTGAAGGCCGGTTTCGCGTCGGTGCCCGACTCGCTTGAAGACGCCTCGCGCATTCTCGGGGCGAAGTCGCTGACGACGTTCCGCCGAGTGCTGATCCCGCTGGTGCTGCCGACGGCGGCCGCGATCACGGCGCTGAACTTCAACAGCCTGCTCGACGACTACGACGCGGCGATCTTCCTCTACCACCCGCTGTTCAAGCCGCTCGGTGTCGCGATTCAAGAGAGCACGCGCGGCGAGAACAACCTCGACGCGATGCCGATCACGTTCGTCTACACAGTGCTGCTGATGATCATCATGGGTGTCACCATGTATCTCGTGTATGGACGAGGTTCGCGCGCAGGAGCGCCCCGCAAGGTCAAGAAGGCGCGCGCGTGA
- a CDS encoding DUF433 domain-containing protein — protein sequence MTTSMLDRAIYSYSDVDRLVGLHGGTARRWLDGYTRAGKFYEPILREASTGTEVVTWGEMVEARLLAEFRSRDVTVQKLRPAIEQLRERFGRYPLALAQPFLEVEGRELVQIVQEQVGLDRSLQLVVVRNGQSMLTAATERFSDAVHYVDGAAGSIRPDPRTPFVVMDPARTFGQPAVRNVRTEILAGDFKAGSSRDELADLYELTLDQVDEALRFELIVGSDRAA from the coding sequence ATGACCACTTCGATGCTCGACAGGGCGATCTACTCCTACTCGGATGTCGATCGCCTCGTCGGTCTGCACGGGGGGACTGCTCGACGCTGGCTCGACGGGTACACCAGGGCGGGGAAGTTCTACGAGCCGATCCTTCGCGAAGCCTCGACGGGAACCGAGGTCGTCACCTGGGGCGAGATGGTCGAAGCCCGACTCCTTGCCGAGTTCCGAAGCCGCGACGTCACCGTTCAGAAACTGCGTCCGGCGATCGAGCAGCTTCGAGAGCGGTTCGGACGTTACCCACTCGCGCTCGCGCAGCCGTTCCTCGAAGTCGAAGGGCGAGAGCTCGTGCAGATCGTTCAGGAACAGGTCGGACTGGACCGGTCCCTCCAACTCGTGGTGGTGCGTAACGGCCAGAGCATGCTCACCGCGGCGACCGAACGATTCAGCGACGCGGTTCACTACGTCGACGGCGCCGCAGGCAGCATCCGACCCGACCCCCGGACTCCGTTCGTGGTGATGGATCCTGCGCGCACTTTCGGGCAGCCCGCTGTGCGCAATGTGCGCACAGAGATCCTCGCCGGAGACTTCAAGGCCGGGAGTTCGCGAGACGAGCTCGCTGACCTCTACGAACTGACTCTCGACCAGGTCGACGAAGCACTGCGCTTCGAACTGATCGTCGGCAGCGACCGAGCAGCCTGA
- a CDS encoding ABC transporter permease has protein sequence MTFSSTSLESEATPAGDSSLDTTLESPPASGRRLLRAFLTDWGAMLSSTYILLIILMAIFAPLLTMLSGWGPYKFDQSAIDPNLGAIPIGPFGGISAEHWFGVEPGSGRDIFARIAYGARVSMTVALSATLLTTVIGVVMGLLAGYFGGLIDLVISRVMEFLMAFPALIFMIAILSALPADNRVFLLVVVISLFGWPYLARIVRSQTLSLKEREFVEAAKASGATSVRIIFREILPNLQSTIIVMATLAVPGYIGTEAGLSFLGVGVVPPTPSWGQMIAAATPWYAVDPMYFVIPGAFLFLLVLSFTTLGDRIRTIATSGEARS, from the coding sequence ATGACCTTCAGCTCGACATCGCTCGAGTCCGAAGCCACGCCGGCGGGTGACTCCAGTCTCGACACGACACTGGAGTCACCCCCGGCCTCTGGCCGGCGGCTGCTCCGCGCGTTCCTGACCGACTGGGGAGCCATGCTCTCCAGCACCTACATCCTGCTCATCATCCTGATGGCGATCTTCGCGCCGCTGCTGACGATGCTGAGCGGATGGGGGCCGTACAAGTTCGACCAGTCGGCCATCGACCCCAACCTCGGGGCGATCCCGATCGGACCCTTCGGCGGCATCAGCGCCGAGCACTGGTTCGGCGTCGAGCCCGGCAGCGGCCGCGACATCTTCGCCCGTATCGCCTACGGCGCCCGCGTCTCGATGACCGTCGCCCTGTCGGCGACGCTGCTCACCACGGTGATCGGCGTCGTGATGGGCCTGCTCGCCGGCTACTTCGGCGGGCTCATCGACCTCGTCATCTCGCGCGTCATGGAGTTCCTGATGGCGTTCCCCGCCCTCATCTTCATGATCGCGATCCTGTCGGCGCTCCCCGCCGACAACCGCGTCTTCCTTCTCGTCGTCGTCATCTCGCTGTTCGGCTGGCCGTATCTCGCCCGCATCGTGCGCTCGCAGACCCTCTCTCTCAAGGAGCGCGAGTTCGTCGAGGCCGCCAAGGCGTCGGGTGCGACCAGCGTGCGGATCATCTTCCGCGAGATCCTGCCCAACCTGCAGTCCACCATCATCGTGATGGCGACCCTCGCGGTTCCCGGCTACATCGGCACCGAGGCCGGGCTGTCGTTCCTCGGCGTCGGCGTCGTCCCGCCGACCCCGAGTTGGGGCCAGATGATCGCCGCCGCGACCCCGTGGTACGCCGTCGACCCGATGTACTTCGTGATCCCCGGGGCGTTCCTCTTCCTCCTGGTGCTCTCGTTCACGACGCTGGGCGACCGCATCCGCACCATCGCCACCAGTGGGGAGGCCCGCTCATGA
- a CDS encoding ABC transporter substrate-binding protein — protein sequence MTASQRLPGFIAVAAASALLITGCSAGGGGSDASQPGTGGTPEKGGTVHMLQNADFSYLDPSRGFDGGVNAFYRLIYRGLTMQAAGDADDPNKIVPDLAESLGEASDDGLTWTYTLKDDIFFDDGTPITSEAMKFGISRSWDPQVGIGSPYLRQVIDAPEGYQGPYVTGDLPTIETPDDKTIVFHLKKPFPEFDNVLAQPNAVPFPEGTGAGDEFIKDVIASGPYTLAEYTPGSSIVLERNEYWDDKTDDVRKAYPDSWEFEIGIDPATIDERMIAGQSDDQNAIAGTVSAASLPRLQTPQLKDRAITADAFCTTYMSMNTTKAPFDDVNVRNAINWAIDRSALVNASGGTQLADPAYTIIPPVVSSFKDFNLWESEGDKGDTEKAQELLDEAGLSDGFEFTLDIRSQPLMQGQAEAIQQALEPLGITVNLNVIDTSIYYETIGTPSQQNDAAITGWCPDWASSASTIIPPLFDGRNIFEKGNSNLAQINDPAINDRIDEITAMTDVDEAKTAWGDLDEQIMGLSPVAPLVFSKGIFLPGENIAGYYPSTNLTDLTIIGLKDPSKG from the coding sequence GTGACCGCATCTCAGAGGCTCCCCGGGTTCATCGCCGTGGCCGCCGCATCCGCTCTGCTCATCACCGGCTGCTCTGCCGGCGGAGGCGGCTCCGACGCCTCCCAGCCCGGCACGGGTGGCACCCCCGAGAAGGGCGGCACCGTGCACATGCTGCAGAACGCCGACTTCTCGTACCTCGACCCGTCCCGTGGGTTCGACGGCGGCGTCAACGCGTTCTACCGCCTCATCTACCGCGGCCTCACCATGCAGGCCGCCGGTGACGCCGACGACCCGAACAAGATCGTCCCCGACCTGGCCGAATCGCTCGGCGAGGCGTCGGACGACGGCCTGACCTGGACGTACACGCTCAAGGACGACATCTTCTTCGACGACGGCACCCCCATCACGTCCGAGGCGATGAAGTTCGGCATCTCGCGCTCGTGGGACCCCCAGGTCGGCATCGGCTCGCCCTACCTGCGTCAGGTCATCGACGCCCCCGAGGGCTACCAGGGTCCGTACGTCACGGGCGACCTGCCCACGATCGAGACGCCCGACGACAAGACCATCGTCTTCCACCTGAAGAAGCCGTTCCCCGAGTTCGACAACGTGCTCGCGCAGCCCAACGCCGTCCCCTTCCCCGAGGGCACCGGCGCCGGCGACGAGTTCATCAAGGACGTCATCGCCTCGGGCCCCTACACGCTCGCCGAGTACACCCCCGGCAGCTCGATCGTGCTCGAGCGCAACGAGTACTGGGACGACAAGACGGATGACGTGCGCAAGGCCTACCCCGACTCCTGGGAGTTCGAGATCGGCATCGACCCCGCCACGATCGATGAGCGCATGATCGCCGGTCAGAGCGACGATCAGAACGCCATCGCCGGCACGGTCAGCGCGGCGAGCCTGCCGCGTCTGCAGACGCCCCAGCTGAAGGACCGCGCGATCACCGCCGACGCCTTCTGCACCACCTACATGTCGATGAACACCACCAAGGCGCCGTTCGACGATGTCAACGTCCGCAACGCGATCAACTGGGCGATCGACCGCTCGGCACTCGTCAACGCCTCGGGCGGCACGCAGCTCGCCGACCCGGCGTACACGATCATCCCGCCGGTGGTCTCGAGCTTCAAGGACTTCAACCTCTGGGAGAGCGAGGGCGACAAGGGCGACACCGAGAAGGCGCAGGAGCTGCTCGACGAGGCGGGTCTCTCGGACGGATTCGAGTTCACCCTCGACATCCGCTCGCAGCCGCTCATGCAGGGCCAGGCCGAGGCGATCCAGCAGGCTCTCGAGCCGCTCGGCATCACGGTGAACCTCAACGTCATCGACACCTCGATCTACTACGAGACGATCGGCACCCCCTCGCAGCAGAACGACGCCGCGATCACCGGATGGTGCCCGGACTGGGCCTCGAGCGCCAGCACGATCATCCCGCCGCTGTTCGACGGACGGAACATCTTCGAGAAGGGCAACTCCAACCTCGCCCAGATCAACGACCCGGCCATCAACGACCGCATCGACGAGATCACCGCGATGACCGACGTCGACGAGGCGAAGACCGCCTGGGGCGACCTCGACGAGCAGATCATGGGGCTCTCGCCCGTGGCGCCGCTCGTGTTCAGCAAGGGCATCTTCCTGCCCGGTGAGAACATCGCCGGCTACTACCCGAGCACCAACCTGACGGACCTGACGATCATCGGTCTCAAGGACCCCTCGAAGGGCTGA
- a CDS encoding extracellular solute-binding protein → MVDIRKKRWSLLGIAAVAAVTLTGCAGGSTDAEGGSGEGGSDATLIVYTNSNSDGRGEWITEKAADAGIDIEIVGLGGADLTNRIIAEKNNPVGDVVFGLNNMFFEQLKSEEAITAYEPKWSGEVPADAGDPADGVFWPLVEQAIVTVYDENKITDAPSDEEDLWTDEKYAGRYEVNPALGQATPQLVLASILSRHLDEDGDLGVSDEGWDLVKSYYENGSPAVEGTDLYARITRDEIDYGVIPSSGIAARDEEYGTKTGMIVPDYGVPYVTEQIAQINGSGNEEKAQEFIDWFGSAEVQGEFATEFNSMPVNEGAVDKASPEVVELMGTLDRQDIDFGFVSENLGAWVEKVTLEYIG, encoded by the coding sequence ATGGTCGACATCCGAAAGAAGCGCTGGTCTCTGCTGGGAATCGCTGCGGTGGCGGCCGTGACCCTGACCGGATGCGCGGGCGGCAGCACCGACGCCGAGGGCGGCTCGGGCGAGGGCGGATCGGATGCGACGCTCATCGTCTACACGAACTCCAACAGCGACGGCCGCGGCGAGTGGATCACCGAGAAGGCCGCGGATGCCGGCATCGACATCGAGATCGTGGGCCTCGGCGGCGCCGACCTCACCAACCGCATCATCGCCGAGAAGAACAACCCCGTCGGCGATGTCGTGTTCGGTCTGAACAACATGTTCTTCGAGCAGCTCAAGTCCGAAGAGGCGATCACCGCCTACGAGCCGAAGTGGAGCGGTGAGGTCCCCGCCGACGCGGGCGACCCGGCCGACGGCGTCTTCTGGCCCCTCGTCGAGCAGGCCATCGTCACCGTCTACGACGAGAACAAGATCACCGACGCCCCCTCCGACGAGGAGGACCTCTGGACCGACGAGAAGTACGCGGGCCGCTACGAGGTCAACCCGGCACTCGGCCAGGCGACCCCGCAGCTCGTGCTCGCCAGCATCCTCTCGCGTCACCTCGACGAAGACGGCGACCTCGGCGTCAGCGACGAGGGCTGGGATCTGGTGAAGTCCTACTACGAGAACGGCTCGCCCGCGGTCGAGGGCACCGACCTCTACGCCCGCATCACGCGTGACGAGATCGACTACGGCGTGATCCCGTCGAGCGGCATCGCGGCCCGCGACGAGGAGTACGGCACGAAGACCGGCATGATCGTTCCCGACTACGGCGTGCCGTACGTCACCGAGCAGATCGCGCAGATCAACGGATCCGGCAACGAGGAGAAGGCTCAGGAGTTCATCGACTGGTTCGGCAGCGCCGAGGTGCAGGGCGAGTTCGCGACCGAGTTCAACTCGATGCCCGTCAACGAGGGCGCGGTCGACAAGGCCAGCCCCGAGGTCGTCGAGCTCATGGGCACCCTCGACCGTCAGGACATCGACTTCGGCTTCGTGAGCGAGAACCTCGGCGCGTGGGTCGAGAAGGTCACGCTCGAGTACATCGGCTGA